The following coding sequences are from one Gossypium hirsutum isolate 1008001.06 chromosome A12, Gossypium_hirsutum_v2.1, whole genome shotgun sequence window:
- the LOC107925679 gene encoding probable galacturonosyltransferase-like 7, with protein MTDLKRILLFFRSSLFILLADWLDFKSKKKKRRGICSSKILWIRRFSGFFFAAMLMIILSPSLHSFPPAEAIKSSHLDSYLRLPSYQASHSSKDRFSFRKASGFRNADECGFTDRKITGVCDPSLVHVAITLDVVYLRGSIAAVHSILQHSLCPENIFFHFIVSDADLETLVRSTIPQLKFKVYYFDPEIVRNLISSSVRQALEQPLNYARNYLADLLEPCVRRVIYLDSDLVVVDDITKLWITNLGSRTIGAPEYCHANFTNYFTGGFWSDQRFSRTFKGRKPCYFNTGVMVIDLVKWRRVGYTKRIERWMQIQKRYRIYELGSLPPFLLVFAGRVAPIEHRWNQHGLGGDNVKGSCRELHPGPVSLLHWSGSGKPWLRLDSNRPCPLDALWAPYDLYGHPH; from the coding sequence ATGACGGACCTAAAGAGAATCCTGTTGTTCTTTCGTTCTTCATTGTTCATTCTCTTAGCAGATTGGCTtgattttaaatctaaaaagaagaagaggagaGGGATTTGCAGTAGTAAAATACTTTGGATAAGGCGATTTTCGGGATTCTTTTTCGCAGCAATGTTGATGATTATTCTTTCCCCTTCACTCCACTCATTCCCTCCAGCTGAAGCCATTAAATCCTCTCACCTAGACAGCTACCTTCGATTACCATCGTACCAGGCGTCGCACTCTTCCAAGGATCGGTTTTCTTTTCGAAAGGCTTCTGGATTTCGTAATGCCGACGAATGTGGCTTCACCGACCGTAAAATCACCGGAGTCTGCGATCCTTCTTTAGTCCACGTGGCCATCACTCTCGATGTTGTCTACCTCCGTGGGTCAATTGCCGCCGTCCACTCCATTCTCCAGCATTCGTTGTGTCCGGAGAACATCTTTTTCCATTTCATCGTATCAGACGCCGATCTGGAAACTCTCGTTCGGTCCACGATCCCTCAGTTGAAGTTCAAGGTTTATTATTTCGATCCCGAGATTGTAAGGAACCTGATATCGTCTTCTGTTAGGCAAGCGCTTGAGCAGCCGTTAAATTACGCTAGGAATTACTTAGCCGATCTGCTAGAACCGTGCGTACGGAGAGTGATCTATTTGGACTCTGATCTAGTCGTTGTTGACGACATCACTAAGCTATGGATCACCAACCTGGGTTCACGGACAATCGGAGCACCCGAATATTGCCACGCCAACTTCACAAACTATTTCACCGGCGGTTTCTGGTCGGACCAACGGTTTTCGAGGACATTCAAAGGAAGGAAGCCGTGCTATTTCAACACAGGGGTGATGGTGATAGATCTAGTTAAATGGAGACGGGTCGGGTACACAAAACGGATAGAAAGATGGATGCAGATCCAGAAACGTTACCGGATCTATGAGCTTGGTTCGTTACCGCCGTTCCTGTTGGTTTTCGCGGGACGTGTGGCGCCCATCGAGCATAGATGGAACCAGCACGGGTTGGGTGGGGACAATGTGAAGGGAAGTTGTCGAGAATTGCACCCTGGTCCCGTCAGCCTCTTGCATTGGTCTGGTAGCGGTAAGCCATGGCTAAGGCTGGACTCAAATCGGCCATGTCCACTGGACGCATTGTGGGCGCCTTACGACTTGTACGGACACCCACATTGA
- the LOC107925659 gene encoding cellulose synthase-like protein D5, with product MVLKTASSPSSSPVTITVSSSGGKETGSRSMGLTSPVPRASKSNNPNSPSPLGSRGNRRASSGGRYCSMSQDDPIPIEEINSEFVTYTVHIPPTPDHQSISTSQTSLNEEGKDGLKLKPERSFISGTIFTGGYNCVTRGHVIDGSLERPETLKSGLVCGMKGCDEKEIEGKCECGFKICGDCYLDCVASGGGHCPGCKEPYKDVSDDDEDDEVTSDSEEDDQALPLPSMRESKLDKRLSLVKSFKGPNHPPDFDHTRWLFETKGTYGYGNALWPKDGYGSGASGFENPPDFGERSKRPLTRKVGVSPAILSPYRLLIILRLVALGFFLTWRIRHPNRDAMWLWGMSITCELWFAFSWLLDQLPKLCPVNRITDLSVLKERFESPNLRNPKGRSDLPGIDVFVSTADPEKEPPLVTANTILSILAVDYPVEKVACYLSDDGGALLTFEALAETASFARVWVPFCRKHNIEPRNPEAYLGQKRDFLKNKVRLDFVRERRRVKREYDEFKVRINSLPESIRRRSDAYNAHEELRAKKTQMKMGGNLSDPIKVPKATWMSDGSHWPGTWASAQPDHSKGDHAGIIQAMLAPPNAEPVYGAEADGENLIDTREVDTRLPLLVYVSREKRPGYDHNKKAGAMNALVRTSAIMSNGPFILNLDCDHYIYNSLALREGMCFMLDRGGDRICYVQFPQRFEGIDPNDRYANHNTVFFDVSMRALDGLQGPMYVGTGCIFRRTALYGFSPPRATEHHGWFGRRKIKLLLRKPKVTKKAEDEIVLPINGEHNDDDDDDTDIESLLLPKRFGNSTSLVASIPVAEYQGRLLQDMQGMRNQGRPAGSLAVPREPLDAATVAEAISVISCFYEDKTEWGKRVGWIYGSVTEDVVTGYRMHNRGWRSVYCVTKRDAFRGTAPINLTDRLHQVLRWATGSVEIFFSRNNALFATRRMKFLQRVAYFNVGMYPFTSMFLLVYCILPAVSLFSGQFIVQALSVTFLIFLLAITITLCLLAILEIKWSGITLHDWWRNEQFWLIGGTSAHPAAVLQGLLKVIAGVDISFTLTSKSATPDDEEDEFAELYVVKWSFLMVPPITIMMVNSIAIAVAVARTMYSPFPDWSKLLGGVFFSFWVLCHLYPFVKGLMGRRGKVPTIVFVWSGLLSIIVSLLWVYINPPSGSKDYMKFKFP from the exons ATGGTGCTGAAAACGGCCTCTTCTCCGTCTTCTTCTCCGGTGACGATAACGGTTTCGTCATCGGGAGGCAAAGAGACTGGGAGTAGAAGCATGGGGTTGACGAGTCCAGTTCCACGAGCTTCGAAATCAAACAACCCAAATTCACCTAGTCCGCTGGGTAGCAGAGGGAATCGACGGGCTTCAAGTGGAGGAAGGTATTGCTCCATGTCGCAAGACGATCCAATTCCAATTGAAGAGATAAACTCAGAGTTCGTAACGTATACGGTGCATATCCCACCAACTCCCGATCACCAATCCATCTCAACCTCCCAAACAAGCCTTAACGAAGAAGGGAAAGATGGGTTGAAGCTGAAACCCGAGAGGAGTTTCATTTCGGGCACTATTTTCACAGGAGGGTACAATTGCGTTACCCGTGGTCATGTCATTGATGGTTCCTTGGAAAGGCCCGAGACATTGAAATCAGGCCTGGTTTGTGGGATGAAAGGGTGTGATGAGAAGGAAATTGAAGGCAAATGTGAGTGTGGGTTTAAGATTTGTGGGGATTGTTACTTGGATTGCGTGGCAAGTGGTGGGGGTCATTGTCCTGGATGTAAAGAGCCTTACAAGGACGTTAgcgatgatgatgaagatgacGAGGTCACGTCTGATTCTGAAGAGGATGATCAGGCTTTGCCTTTGCCTTCAATGCGTGAGTCCAAGTTGGATAAAAGACTTTCACTTGTGAAATCATTCAAAGGGCCGAATCATCCACCAGATTTCGATCATACCAGGTGGTTGTTTGAGACTAAAGGTACTTACGGGTATGGGAATGCTTTATGGCCTAAAGATGGTTATGGATCAGGTGCTAGTGGCTTTGAGAACCCCCCAGATTTTGGAGAGAGAAGTAAGAGGCCTTTGACTAGGAAAGTTGGAGTTTCCCCTGCAATTCTCAGTCCATACAG GCTGCTTATTATACTACGTCTTGTTGCCCTGGGTTTCTTTCTCACATGGAGGATTAGGCACCCTAACCGTGATGCAATGTGGCTATGGGGAATGTCCATAACGTGTGAGCTCTGGTTTGCCTTTTCCTGGCTCCTAGATCAGCTCCCTAAGCTCTGCCCTGTAAACAGAATAACCGACCTCTCTGTTCTTAAAGAGCGTTTTGAGTCTCCGAACCTTCGAAACCCGAAAGGACGATCCGACCTTCCAGGGATTGATGTCTTCGTTTCCACGGCAGACCCTGAAAAAGAACCTCCTCTTGTGACTGCAAACACCATCCTTTCAATCCTAGCTGTTGACTATCCAGTAGAAAAAGTTGCTTGTTATCTTTCAGATGATGGTGGAGCTCTTCTAACATTTGAAGCTTTAGCCGAGACAGCCAGCTTTGCTAGAGTTTGGGTTCCATTTTGCCGTAAACATAACATCGAACCCCGAAATCCCGAGGCGTATCTTGGGCAGAAGCGTGATTTTCTTAAGAACAAAGTGAGGCTTGATTTTGTTAGGGAGAGGAGAAGGGTGAAAAGAGAGTATGATGAATTTAAGGTGAGGATTAACTCATTGCCTGAATCCATTAGGAGGAGATCAGATGCTTACAATGCCCATGAAGAGCTTCGAGCAAAAAAGACACAAATGAAAATGGGAGGCAATCTTTCAGACCCTATTAAAGTCCCTAAGGCTACTTGGATGTCTGATGGTTCTCACTGGCCTGGCACTTGGGCTTCTGCACAGCCTGACCATTCAAAAGGAGACCATGCTGGGATCATACAG GCAATGCTTGCTCCACCGAATGCAGAACCAGTTTATGGTGCAGAAGCAGATGGGGAGAACTTGATTGACACAAGAGAAGTAGATACAAGGTTGCCATTGTTGGTTTATGTGTCTCGTGAGAAACGTCCAGGTTATGATCACAACAAGAAGGCTGGAGCGATGAATGCTTTGGTTCGAACCAGTGCTATCATGTCAAATGGTCCATTCATCCTCAATCTTGACTGTGATCATTACATTTACAATTCATTGGCTCTTAGGGAAGGAATGTGTTTCATGCTTGACAGAGGTGGTGATAGGATTTGTTATGTTCAATTCCCACAAAGGTTTGAAGGGATTGATCCCAATGACCGATATGCAAATCATAATACCGTGTTCTTTGATGTGAGCATGAGAGCTCTTGATGGTTTACAGGGTCCAATGTATGTAGGTACAGGTTGCATTTTCAGGAGAACTGCACTCTATGGGTTTAGTCCTCCTAGAGCTACTGAACATCATGGATGGTTTGGTAGAAGGAAAATCAAGTTACTTTTGAGGAAACCCAAGGTGACAAAGAAAGCAGAAGATGAGATAGTATTGCCTATTAATGGGGAAcacaatgatgatgatgatgatgatacagATATTGAGTCTTTGCTTCTTCCTAAAAGATTTGGGAACTCCACTTCTCTGGTAGCATCGATCCCGGTCGCTGAATACCAAGGAAGGTTGCTCCAAGATATGCAAGGAATGCGAAACCAAGGCAGGCCAGCAGGTTCTCTTGCAGTGCCGCGTGAGCCATTGGATGCTGCAACAGTTGCAGAGGCCATTAGTGTTATATCGTGCTTCTATGAAGATAAAACTGAGTGGGGAAAACGAGTAGGATGGATATATGGCTCTGTCACAGAAGATGTGGTAACCGGTTATAGAATGCACAACCGTGGATGGAGATCAGTGTACTGTGTAACCAAGAGGGACGCATTCCGTGGGACTGCCCCTATCAATCTAACAGATCGGTTGCACCAAGTACTTCGTTGGGCAACCGGTTCTGTCGAGATATTCTTTTCGAGAAACAATGCACTCTTTGCTACTCGACGAATGAAGTTCTTGCAAAGAGTAGCATATTTCAATGTGGGAATGTACCCTTTCACTTCTATGTTTCTCCTAGTCTACTGCATTCTACCAGCTGTTTCTCTATTCTCAGGGCAGTTCATAGTGCAAGCTCTCAGTGTGACCTTCTTGATATTCTTGTTGGCCATCACAATCACCTTATGCCTACTTGCCATACTCGAAATCAAATGGTCAGGTATCACACTTCATGATTGGTGGCGAAACGAACAGTTTTGGTTGATTGGTGGAACCAGTGCTCATCCTGCAGCTGTGCTACAAGGACTTCTAAAAGTCATAGCAGGAGTCGACATCTCATTCACCTTAACTTCCAAATCCGCCACCCCCGATGACGAAGAAGATGAGTTTGCAGAGCTATATGTCGTAAAATGGAGCTTTCTAATGGTACCTCCAATCACAATCATGATGGTAAACTCAATCGCAATCGCAGTGGCCGTTGCAAGAACCATGTACAGCCCTTTCCCAGACTGGAGCAAGCTTCTCGGAGGGGTGTTCTTTAGCTTTTGGGTCCTTTGCCATCTCTATCCATTTGTAAAAGGATTGATGGGAAGAAGAGGAAAAGTTCCAACCATTGTGTTTGTATGGTCAGGCTTGCTCTCCATCATTGTTTCGTTGCTTTGGGTATACATCAATCCTCCATCTGGAAGTAAGGATTACATGAAGTTCAAATTCCCTTGA